The sequence TCCTCGGCCACGAGCACGCGGACGGGGCGGATCGGTGCCTGGGGCCGCCGTTCGGTTTCGTCCTCTTCGGGCATCGGGCAGGAGAATCCCTGCTCGAACCAGACCGTGAAGGAGAATCTGCTGCCCTTGCCCACGGTGGATTCCACCCGGATATCCCCGCCCATGAGCGAGATGAGTTGTTTGCAGATGGCCAGCCCCAGTCCTGTGCCGCCAAAGGCCCGGGTGCTCTGCGAAAAGCTCTGGAAGATGGAGTCCAGAAATTCACGCGGGATACCGATGCCGGTGTCCTCCACGGCAAAGGCCACGCCCACGGGCCGGGCGGAGTCCGGTGCCGGGCCTGCGGCGGCCCGGACGCGGATGGTGATGGCGCCGCGATGGGTGAACTTGACCGCATTGCCCGCCAGGTTGACCAGCACCTGCCGCAGGGACAGGGGGTCTCCCTTGACGCAATGGGGGACGGAACCGTCGATTTCCAGGGCCATTTCCAGACCCTTCTGACGTGCCTGGAGCTCCAGCCCCTTGATGGTCGTACGCACGTGGAAGGGCAGGTCGAAATCCACGTGGTCCAGTTCGAGCTTGCGCGCCTCGATCTTAGACAGGTCGAGGATGTCGTTGATGATCGACAAAAGGTGCTGGGCCGAATCCTTGACGGTCTTGAGGTAGTCGCGCTGGTCTTCGTTCAGGTCGGTCTGCAGGGTGATCTCGGTCATGCCCACAATGGCGTTCATGGGCGTGCGGATCTCATGGCTCATGGCGGCCAGGAATTCGGATTTGGCCCGGTTGGCGGCCTCGGCGTCCTCGCGGGTGCGCAAGAGGTCCTCCTGGGCGCGGCGGTTCTCGGTAACGTCGTCCCAGGCCCAGATGACGCCTTTGGACAGGTCCCTGGGGGCCACAGTCTTGGCATACATGCGGCACCAGATCGTGGAGCCGTTCTTGCTTCTGAAGGCCTGCTCGGTGTTGAACTCCCCGCGCTCGATCAACGCGGACTTGGCCGCCAGAACGAAGTCGTCCTCGGTCTGGTAGTGGCCTAGAAGCAGATTCAGGGTGTTGTTCTGAATCTCATCCGTGGAATAGCCGAAAATTTCCGCGCCGCGCCTGTTGATGGTCACGATCTTGCGGCCCATGGACATGGCGATGCCCATCAGGGAGTTTTCCAGGATGGCTTCGAATTTGACCAGATTCTGCCGGATGGCGTTTTCCGACTCCTTGCGTTCGGAGATGTCGCGGATATTGGCCAGAATGGCCTCTTCGCCCCGGTAGGTGATGCGGGTCAGGTAAACCTCCACATCGAATTCCTCGTGGTCCCGGTAGCTCCGTGCGCGCCATTCCAGGTGGCGGGGCTTGCCGCCGAGGACCTCGCGCATGATCGCGGTCATGGTGTGCAGCGGGTTTTCCGCGCTCGACAGGTCGCGGGCCAGAGACACCTCGGACGGGGCCACGCCTTCCAGGTCGAACAACTCGATCATGCGCCGGTTCATTTCCAGGATACGTCCGTTGCCGTCGTGGATGATGATGGCGTCATGGGAAAAATCGAAGATGGTCCGGAGGACCTCCTCGGACTGGCGCAGCTCGCTGGTCCGCTCCTTGACCCGTTCCTCCAGGGTGCGGTGGGCGATGCGCAGATTCTTTTCGGCGCGCCGCCTGCGGATGATGTTCAGGATCAGGGCCAGGATGATTATGGTCTGCAGGACGCCGAATCCGGCCACGCTCAGGAGCATGCCGGAGTGCTCGCGGTAAAAGGAATCGGGACGGTTGTAGATCACGCTGTCGGCCGGGAGCCTGGACAGGTTGAGGTCGAACCGCTTGAGCTGGACGTAGTCGAACTCCGGGGCATAGGCGCTGCCCTGAATGACCGGAATCTCGACCGGGTGGCGGCCTGACATGACGTGCAGCGCGATCTGGGCCATGGCCTGGCCCTGGTCGTGGCCGTTGGAGAGCATGCCGCCCACGATGCCGTGGCCCATGTTCACTTCGAGGATGCCGAATACCGGTACCGGCGCATGGGCGGAAACCGCCTCGGCCACTTCGTTCCTGTCGAAGTAGCGACCCGCCTTGTCCCGGTTGAAAACGCTGAGCAGGATCACTGCGTTGGACGGCAGCCGTTCGACATGCTTGAGAATCTCGGTCAGGTCTGAGTTCCCGGAAAAGACCACGCTGACATCCGGGTCCAGGCCGCGCAATTGTTCCCGTATGGATTTGCGCACGGCCACACCCGACCACGTGTAGTCGTTGATGACGTACACGGTCTTGGTGCCCGGCTTGAGCTTGAGGGCGCAGTCGATGGTCTGCCGGGCATCGAGCACTTCGGCCACGCCCGTGAACATGGGGTGGTTGTGCAGTTGGTCCGGCTTGAAGAAGTTCACCCCGCCGAAAACCACGGGGATGGCCGGGAAGAGTTCGTCATGATAGCGGCGCAGAAAGTCATAGGCCGCGTTGTCCGTGGCCAGGATCAGGTCCAGGCGCAGGCCCTTGTACTTGTGGGTGTAGATGTTCAGGAGCTGCTGTTCGTAGTGGGCGTTGTACTCCACCCGCTTGGTGTCCATGTACTCCACGTGCATGATGATGCCGGTTTCGCGGGGCCGGAGCACGTCGGTGAGGCCCCGGCAGACGTCGTCGGTCCACTGGAACCCCTGGTGGTAGGAGTTGAGCAGAAGAATCTGCTTGGTGGCCGAGGCCCGGCTTGTGGCGGGCGCAAGCAGAATCGCCAGCGCCAGAACGGCGAGCAGGAAGGGGCCCGGAGCCCGGAGAGAACGAACAGGCAACTGCATGACGACTCCTGCGAAGGGGAGAACCGTCCGTTCTCTAACAAATGCGCGGGAATTAATAAAGTCCCTGCACACTTGGCCCTGCTAGACCCTGCGTGGCGGGCAGCCGCACCCTCCGGGGATGGTTTCGAGCAGGCGGACACCTTCCGGAGTGTCTATGCGCGCGGCCATGCGCGGCACCTCCATGGGCGGCAGAGGGTGCACCTCCACAAGGTCCACCGGCCCCACGGCGTCCAGAACGGAGCACAGCCATTCGGGGTATGGGTGGTAGATGTCCAGTCCGAGCAGTCGGCATCCCAGGTCGGGCATGGCCAGGGCCGGATGGGATTCGGTCTGCCACTGGATGGCGTAGGGCAGCATGCCACCGGCAAGCAGTCTGCCGTCCGAGGGCAGGGCGAACTGCCAGTTGAGTTCGCCCCGGCTGACCGGTGTGGCCTTGCCGAAGGACATGGGGGCCGCGTTCAGGAAAGCCTTGATGTCGTCGGTGTTGGCCACCCAGGCCAGGAAGGCGGGCGAACGGTCCAGCCGCTCGCGCACCGCGGGGTCGTCCAGGCCGAACCAGCGCGGCTTGTTCGGTACCGTTCCGTCCGGGTTGATGGCGATGACCTCCAGGAACATCTCTTCGCCGATGCGCATCACGTGGTTGCGGGTGCCCATGGTCTCGTGCACCCCGCCGCGCGGCACGCGCACACCGAGTTGCTTTTCGGCCCAGGTTACGCCCCGTTCCATGTCCGTGGCCGCGATAACGATATGGTCCAGTCTGGTTCGCATGTCCCTGCCTCTCCTGTATTACAATATTGTTGCCGAAATATAACCGTTTTTGTCCGACAATTCGATCTCCAGGCACCCTGCTTCCACAGCCGTGCCACCCACCTGCACTTTGTGCGAGCCGCTTGCGTCGCGGGTTACGGTGACCTCGATGGTCCCTTCCCGGCCCATGGCCACGCCCTGTCGGCCCAGGTAGCTGAAGACCGGCCGGCCGGGCAGTATGCCATACCGTGAAAGATAGGCCCCGCACGGTCCGTTGCCGTTGCCCGTGACCGGGTCCTCGTCAATGCCCACGGCCGGAGCGAACATCCGGCCGCTGGTCAGGCACGCGTCCCCTTCGCCGTCCAGGACAAAGACGAAATAGCCGTTGCAGCCGATCTCCCGGCTGAGCGCCCTGAGTGCGGCCATGTCCGGGGCAAGCCCGTCCAGAACCGCCACGGAACGTATAGGTACCATGACCTTGGAGTGACCGGTGGAGACCTCCTGCACGGGCAACCCGTCAGCCAGGTCATCCGGACCAAGGCCGAGGGCGGCCAGGATAGCCTCGACCATCGGTGCATCGTAAGGCGGGGTGAAGGCCACTGCGCCTTGGGTCATGGTCACCTTGAGCGCGCCTTCCACGGTCTCGATGTCGATGGGCAGCACGCCCGCTCCGGTCTTGATGCGCACCCGGCCGTTCGTCATGCCCAGGGCTCGGGCGCGCACGAAGTGGGATCCGATGGTGGCGTGGCCGCAGGTCGGGACCTCCACCTCGGGCGTGAAATAGCGCTGTACCAGGTCGTAATCCGCGCCCGAGGGCGCGGGAGACAGAAAGGCGGTCTCGGATACGCCGACCAATGCGGCCACGGCCTGCATGGCCGCGTCGGACAGGCCCGATGCGTCCAGGACCACGCCCGCCCGGTTGCCCTTGCCCGGCACGGTGGTGAACGCGTCGGCCAGGAAAACGGTGATTGTTCTTGTCATGCTGCGATGCTAGTCCTTTAAGTCCACGACCTCAACCTGCCGAATCAAGCCTTTTTTTCTTTTTCCAGCCGTTTTTGACTTAAATCATATTCGCGTTTCGCCAGGTGTGCTAGTCTTGCACCCATCAAGAGCATTTCACCAAAACAAAGGAGCGAAACCATGTTTTGTTATCAATGTGAACAAGCCGCCAAGGGCGGTTGCACCAAAATCGGCGTGTGCGGCAAGACCGATTCCACCGCCACTCTTCAGGACCTTCTCCTCTATCTGACCAAAGGCTTGGCCCAGGTGGCCATAGCCGCCCGCGAACAGGGCATCGAGGACAACGTCGTCAACCGCTTCACCTCCGAGGCGGTCTTCTCGACCCTGACCAACGTGAATTTCGACGACGCCCGGTTCGTCACCCTGATCAACAAGTGCGTGTCCCTGCGTGAAGGCCTCAAGGCCAAGGTCTCGGGCGTCGATTTCGACGGCCCGGCCACGCTGGTGCCCGCCCTCGATATCCCCGGCCTGGTTGCCCAGGGCAAGGCTGTCGGTGTGGAGTCCGATCCCGAACCGGACGCGGACATCAAGTCCCTCAAGCATACCCTGACCTACGGGCTCAAGGGCGTTGCCGCCTACATGGATCACGCCGCCATTCTGGGTCGTGAGGATGACGAACTGTACGCCAAGTTCCAGGGCCTGCTGGCCGCGACCTTGGCAAGCGGACTGACGCTGGAGCAGGCCGTGGAGGCCGGGCTTGAGTGCGGACGGATCAACATCCGGGCCATGGAGCTGCTGGACGACGCCAACACCTCGGCTTACGGCCATCCGGTACCCACCACGGTCAAGCTCGGCCCCACCGCGGGCAAGGCCATCCTGGTCTCGGGCCACGACCTCAAGGATCTCGAAACCCTGCTCAAGCAGACCGAGGGCAAGGGGATCAATATCTACACCCATGGCGAGATGCTGCCCTGCCACGGTTATCCCGAGCTGCACAAGTACCCGCATCTGGCCGGGCATTACGGCACTGCCTGGCAGAATCAGAAGAAGGAATTCGCCGAGTTCCCGGGCGCCATCCTGATGACCACCAACTGCATTCAGGACCCCAAGCACTACATCGAAAACATCTTC is a genomic window of uncultured Pseudodesulfovibrio sp. containing:
- a CDS encoding PAS domain S-box protein, with protein sequence MQLPVRSLRAPGPFLLAVLALAILLAPATSRASATKQILLLNSYHQGFQWTDDVCRGLTDVLRPRETGIIMHVEYMDTKRVEYNAHYEQQLLNIYTHKYKGLRLDLILATDNAAYDFLRRYHDELFPAIPVVFGGVNFFKPDQLHNHPMFTGVAEVLDARQTIDCALKLKPGTKTVYVINDYTWSGVAVRKSIREQLRGLDPDVSVVFSGNSDLTEILKHVERLPSNAVILLSVFNRDKAGRYFDRNEVAEAVSAHAPVPVFGILEVNMGHGIVGGMLSNGHDQGQAMAQIALHVMSGRHPVEIPVIQGSAYAPEFDYVQLKRFDLNLSRLPADSVIYNRPDSFYREHSGMLLSVAGFGVLQTIIILALILNIIRRRRAEKNLRIAHRTLEERVKERTSELRQSEEVLRTIFDFSHDAIIIHDGNGRILEMNRRMIELFDLEGVAPSEVSLARDLSSAENPLHTMTAIMREVLGGKPRHLEWRARSYRDHEEFDVEVYLTRITYRGEEAILANIRDISERKESENAIRQNLVKFEAILENSLMGIAMSMGRKIVTINRRGAEIFGYSTDEIQNNTLNLLLGHYQTEDDFVLAAKSALIERGEFNTEQAFRSKNGSTIWCRMYAKTVAPRDLSKGVIWAWDDVTENRRAQEDLLRTREDAEAANRAKSEFLAAMSHEIRTPMNAIVGMTEITLQTDLNEDQRDYLKTVKDSAQHLLSIINDILDLSKIEARKLELDHVDFDLPFHVRTTIKGLELQARQKGLEMALEIDGSVPHCVKGDPLSLRQVLVNLAGNAVKFTHRGAITIRVRAAAGPAPDSARPVGVAFAVEDTGIGIPREFLDSIFQSFSQSTRAFGGTGLGLAICKQLISLMGGDIRVESTVGKGSRFSFTVWFEQGFSCPMPEEDETERRPQAPIRPVRVLVAEDNDVNIMVTTLKLEDLGYTYAVAKTGLEVLDLLKREPFDLILMDIEMPVLDGISTTKAIRSAVPGGPIADPDIPIIGVTAHALKEFRDKSLDAGMDDYVAKPVDFNELSVIINRLIGATPAPPPPPGADAVEAGTNPMDDLPPWTPEAAMEHLGVDEAIFADFLITAKTELNLLTEELEQASGAGDRAKAKELAGTVRSVCTAVGANAAALAAATLADAYAEGGDESNAFSRLREELNSLMKIMD
- a CDS encoding VOC family protein, whose protein sequence is MRTRLDHIVIAATDMERGVTWAEKQLGVRVPRGGVHETMGTRNHVMRIGEEMFLEVIAINPDGTVPNKPRWFGLDDPAVRERLDRSPAFLAWVANTDDIKAFLNAAPMSFGKATPVSRGELNWQFALPSDGRLLAGGMLPYAIQWQTESHPALAMPDLGCRLLGLDIYHPYPEWLCSVLDAVGPVDLVEVHPLPPMEVPRMAARIDTPEGVRLLETIPGGCGCPPRRV
- a CDS encoding PhzF family phenazine biosynthesis isomerase, which gives rise to MTRTITVFLADAFTTVPGKGNRAGVVLDASGLSDAAMQAVAALVGVSETAFLSPAPSGADYDLVQRYFTPEVEVPTCGHATIGSHFVRARALGMTNGRVRIKTGAGVLPIDIETVEGALKVTMTQGAVAFTPPYDAPMVEAILAALGLGPDDLADGLPVQEVSTGHSKVMVPIRSVAVLDGLAPDMAALRALSREIGCNGYFVFVLDGEGDACLTSGRMFAPAVGIDEDPVTGNGNGPCGAYLSRYGILPGRPVFSYLGRQGVAMGREGTIEVTVTRDASGSHKVQVGGTAVEAGCLEIELSDKNGYISATIL
- the hcp gene encoding hydroxylamine reductase; its protein translation is MFCYQCEQAAKGGCTKIGVCGKTDSTATLQDLLLYLTKGLAQVAIAAREQGIEDNVVNRFTSEAVFSTLTNVNFDDARFVTLINKCVSLREGLKAKVSGVDFDGPATLVPALDIPGLVAQGKAVGVESDPEPDADIKSLKHTLTYGLKGVAAYMDHAAILGREDDELYAKFQGLLAATLASGLTLEQAVEAGLECGRINIRAMELLDDANTSAYGHPVPTTVKLGPTAGKAILVSGHDLKDLETLLKQTEGKGINIYTHGEMLPCHGYPELHKYPHLAGHYGTAWQNQKKEFAEFPGAILMTTNCIQDPKHYIENIFTTGLVGWPGAVHVGNDDFTPVIERALAMPGFEADIDKGSVMTGFARNAVMSVADTVINAVKSGDIRHFFLVGGCDGAKPGRNYYTEFVEQAPADTVILTLACGKFRFFDKQLGDIGGIPRLLDVGQCNDAYSAVQIALALAKAFDCGVNDLPLSLVLSWYEQKAVAILLSLLALGIKNIKLGPTLPSFITPNVLNLLVENYNIAPITTPEADLAEILG